The following coding sequences are from one Verrucomicrobiales bacterium window:
- a CDS encoding DUF1501 domain-containing protein — translation MSIDAMHPEQPWKRRLCAGNRREFLWQMGAGFGGLALTGLLDADGFFGSRAVAAGLRSEPLAPRPPHRPAPAKACIFLFMYGGPSQMDLFDYKPELNRRHGQTANLEQRRRDVKPGTLLGSKRTFRQFGQSGQWCSDALPLLSSQMDKLAVVKALYSDSFAHGSAMIQMNSGRVLQGWPSLGSWLNYGLGTTNRNLPGYVVMLDPRGGPISGATNWSSGFMPAAYQGTVFRAAGNPILNLDSAAGHTRAMQRDMVDTLNQLNAEHLASRPGFSELQARVASYELAFELQRSAPEALDLSQESQETLDLYGINEPKPQDHPLALGPAPFGRQCLIARRLVERGVRFVQIYHGGGHQQQNWDAHFGVEENLKIHCPEIDRPITALLTDLERQGLLDSTVVVWGGEFGRQAVSQGENGGRDHNPKGFTYWLAGGGVKGGTSYGETDELGHEAAVDRHHIRDLHATLLHLMGFDHHKLSYFHGGLDQKLTGVVDAEVIRRILA, via the coding sequence ATGTCGATTGACGCGATGCACCCCGAACAGCCGTGGAAGAGGCGGCTCTGTGCCGGAAATCGGCGAGAATTTCTCTGGCAGATGGGAGCAGGTTTTGGAGGGTTGGCCCTGACTGGGCTGCTCGACGCCGATGGTTTTTTCGGATCGAGAGCGGTGGCCGCCGGGCTCCGGTCGGAACCTTTGGCCCCGCGCCCGCCGCATCGTCCGGCTCCCGCCAAAGCCTGCATCTTTCTGTTCATGTATGGCGGTCCGTCCCAGATGGACCTCTTCGACTACAAGCCTGAGTTGAATCGGCGTCACGGCCAGACCGCCAACCTTGAGCAGCGTCGAAGGGACGTGAAACCCGGGACCCTGCTAGGGTCGAAGCGCACGTTCCGGCAGTTTGGGCAATCGGGACAATGGTGCTCGGACGCTCTGCCGCTACTGTCGTCCCAGATGGACAAGCTGGCCGTGGTGAAAGCTCTCTATTCCGATTCCTTCGCCCATGGGTCGGCGATGATCCAGATGAACAGCGGGAGAGTGCTCCAAGGCTGGCCATCCCTCGGATCGTGGTTGAACTACGGACTGGGCACCACCAATCGGAATCTCCCCGGGTATGTCGTGATGCTGGATCCGCGTGGGGGGCCGATCAGCGGAGCAACGAACTGGTCAAGTGGGTTCATGCCGGCCGCCTATCAAGGCACGGTGTTTCGGGCCGCCGGCAACCCGATTCTCAATCTCGATTCCGCTGCGGGGCACACTCGGGCGATGCAGCGGGACATGGTGGACACCTTGAATCAGCTCAACGCCGAGCATTTGGCATCGCGTCCCGGCTTTAGCGAGCTGCAGGCGCGAGTCGCGAGCTACGAGTTGGCGTTCGAGCTGCAGCGCAGTGCGCCGGAGGCGCTCGATCTGAGCCAGGAAAGCCAGGAAACGCTGGATCTCTACGGGATCAACGAGCCCAAACCTCAGGACCATCCGCTGGCGCTTGGCCCGGCGCCATTCGGCCGCCAATGCCTGATCGCCCGCCGTTTGGTCGAGCGCGGCGTGCGTTTCGTTCAGATCTACCATGGCGGCGGACATCAACAGCAGAATTGGGATGCCCATTTTGGAGTCGAGGAGAACCTGAAGATTCATTGTCCCGAGATCGACCGTCCCATCACGGCACTCCTCACCGACTTAGAACGGCAGGGATTGCTCGATTCCACGGTCGTGGTTTGGGGTGGCGAATTCGGGCGTCAGGCGGTGTCCCAGGGGGAGAACGGAGGACGGGATCACAACCCCAAGGGTTTCACGTACTGGCTGGCCGGAGGCGGGGTCAAAGGAGGAACGAGCTATGGGGAGACGGATGAGTTGGGCCACGAGGCGGCGGTGGACCGTCACCACATTCGTGATCTTCACGCCACGTTACTGCACCTCATGGGTTTCGATCACCATAAGCTCAGTTATTTCCATGGCGGCCTCGATCAGAAGCTGACGGGCGTTGTCGATGCCGAGGTCATCCGCCGGATCTTGGCTTGA
- a CDS encoding DUF1549 domain-containing protein has protein sequence MTRFQFTSVSKSASQVSIRRLAMSLFCVWLGSFRLGAGSSPESSTAIHWSYAPMVPPTLPGVTHVSWPRGSIDRFVLAGLESRGLTPAAEADRSTLLRRLHFDLTGLPPTEEQLGAFADDRSPDSWERTVDRLLASPRFGEQWARHWMDVARYAESVTLRGFVFQEAWRYRDYLIDSFNRDIPFDRLILEQLAGDLLEAKGWQDAGRQMIATTFLALGNTNLEEQDKQQLEMDVVDEQLETIGKAFLGQTIACARCHDHKHDPIPTRDYYAMAGILKNVRSLKHANVSEWIERPLPLDPEVEASVLRQERELRDLKELIQCYRVALKGSPMNSNAPMAGEIQALETAYKRLEKEGPKRAMVMSVLEQAGAKDLAIHQRGSVHSLGQVVPRGFLRRISGPSVSAPGPHQSGRKELAAWIADPANPLTARVFVNRVWYWLMGEGLVRSVDNFGTTGDEPSHPALLDHLALQFIAEGWSVKRLVRSIVLSRVYQLAYRSATPGDIDNRYLSHAHRRRLRAEQMRDAMLWASGELCLDGGGRTFPRQLSADYGFVYQDTLRSVYAPVFRNALPEIFECFDFPPPMMVSGRRESSVVPSQALFLLNHSFVRDRAARTAERLLKEVPDDDATRLRRCYRLILGREPNESETRLMLGHARGPGSPESKWTEMVHALFASVDFRYLD, from the coding sequence ATGACTCGGTTCCAGTTCACGTCGGTGTCCAAGAGCGCAAGCCAGGTATCCATTCGTCGCCTGGCGATGAGTTTGTTTTGCGTCTGGCTCGGAAGCTTCCGGCTCGGGGCAGGCTCCAGTCCGGAGAGCAGTACCGCCATTCACTGGTCCTATGCCCCGATGGTGCCTCCAACGCTCCCGGGGGTGACCCATGTCTCCTGGCCGCGGGGAAGCATCGATCGGTTTGTGCTCGCGGGTCTGGAGTCGCGAGGGCTGACTCCTGCAGCTGAAGCGGATCGGTCCACTCTCCTGCGACGCCTCCACTTCGACCTGACCGGGCTTCCACCCACCGAGGAACAGCTGGGAGCCTTCGCCGACGACCGATCCCCTGACTCTTGGGAACGCACTGTCGACCGGCTGCTGGCCTCGCCTCGGTTCGGCGAGCAGTGGGCCCGGCATTGGATGGATGTGGCCCGCTACGCGGAATCCGTCACGTTGCGGGGCTTCGTCTTTCAGGAGGCGTGGCGCTACCGTGATTACTTGATCGATTCCTTCAACCGCGACATCCCGTTCGATCGCTTGATCCTTGAGCAGTTGGCGGGTGACCTGCTGGAGGCGAAAGGCTGGCAGGACGCAGGTCGTCAGATGATCGCGACCACCTTTCTCGCCCTGGGAAACACCAATCTAGAGGAACAGGACAAACAGCAGCTGGAAATGGATGTGGTCGATGAGCAGTTGGAGACGATCGGCAAAGCGTTCCTCGGACAGACGATCGCCTGCGCACGCTGTCACGACCACAAGCATGATCCGATCCCGACCCGCGACTATTATGCGATGGCGGGGATTCTTAAGAATGTGCGATCTCTGAAGCATGCGAACGTTTCGGAATGGATCGAGCGACCGTTGCCGCTTGACCCGGAAGTGGAGGCCTCGGTGCTTCGTCAGGAACGTGAACTTCGCGATCTCAAGGAGCTCATTCAATGCTACCGGGTAGCACTGAAAGGCTCCCCGATGAACTCCAACGCCCCCATGGCAGGGGAGATTCAAGCCCTGGAGACCGCTTACAAGCGCCTGGAGAAAGAGGGACCCAAGCGCGCCATGGTGATGTCCGTTCTGGAGCAGGCTGGGGCTAAGGATTTGGCCATTCACCAGCGCGGAAGTGTGCACTCCTTGGGGCAGGTCGTCCCGCGTGGCTTCCTTCGCCGAATTTCGGGGCCCAGCGTGTCGGCGCCAGGACCGCACCAGAGCGGTCGTAAAGAGTTGGCCGCTTGGATTGCCGACCCGGCGAATCCGTTGACCGCCCGCGTGTTTGTGAACCGAGTGTGGTATTGGCTGATGGGCGAGGGTTTGGTGAGGAGCGTCGATAATTTCGGAACGACGGGGGATGAGCCTTCTCATCCGGCGCTGTTGGATCACCTCGCGCTGCAGTTCATAGCGGAAGGATGGAGCGTGAAGCGGCTGGTGCGATCGATTGTGCTGTCACGGGTTTATCAGCTTGCCTACCGCAGTGCGACGCCGGGAGACATTGACAATCGGTATCTTTCCCATGCCCATCGGCGAAGGTTAAGGGCAGAGCAGATGCGCGATGCCATGCTGTGGGCGAGCGGAGAGCTTTGTCTGGATGGAGGTGGTCGCACCTTCCCTCGCCAGCTCTCGGCGGACTATGGATTTGTCTATCAGGATACCCTGCGGAGTGTCTACGCGCCGGTTTTTCGCAATGCGCTTCCCGAGATTTTCGAGTGTTTCGACTTTCCTCCGCCGATGATGGTTTCGGGAAGGCGAGAAAGCAGTGTGGTGCCCAGTCAGGCCTTGTTTCTCCTCAATCATTCCTTCGTTCGAGACCGCGCCGCCCGGACGGCGGAGCGGCTGTTGAAGGAGGTTCCCGACGATGACGCAACCCGGTTGCGGCGCTGTTACCGGCTGATCTTGGGGCGGGAGCCGAACGAGAGCGAGACTCGGCTGATGCTGGGTCATGCGCGTGGCCCGGGGTCCCCGGAGAGCAAGTGGACCGAGATGGTCCACGCCTTGTTTGCCAGTGTGGATTTTAGATACTTGGATTAA
- a CDS encoding DUF1501 domain-containing protein — translation MDPNLSHFCSPRLSRRAALQRVACGFGSLALAGLAGPRLSAAPAGMKPLLAHRAPRAKRILFLFMQGGPSQVDTFDYKPRLAAEHGQRRVFDDARVSANTGNHASEQRVLASPWAFRRHGQSGRWVSELFPEMARHVDKLCFVHSLHTEGVAHGPATLFLHCGSSLSLRPSIGSWISYGLGTENRSLPGFVTISPSLGNGGVRNYGNAFLPADSQGAAIGLAGVSARDLAIRNLGNPGISPSAQRRQFELIEALNAAQHPPLAGEPEVEALIRSYELAWRMQSEVPRVLDLHGESPATLSLYGIGQPATDDFGRQCLMARQLCESGVRFVQVTYGDNTANPRWDQHQNLPKHAEHAVAVDRPIAGLLSDLESRGLLEDTLVWWGSEFGRTPYAEKDGTGRDHNPGGFTVWLAGGGVKPGFALGATDEYGHRAVQDRVHMHDLHATMLHLLGLDHERLTYRYDGRDFRLTDVAGHVVHELIS, via the coding sequence ATGGATCCGAACCTATCTCACTTTTGTAGTCCGCGCCTGTCGCGGCGGGCGGCATTACAACGCGTCGCCTGCGGCTTCGGTTCCCTCGCGTTGGCGGGATTAGCCGGGCCGAGGCTGTCCGCGGCACCGGCCGGGATGAAACCCCTGCTCGCGCATCGGGCACCGCGGGCAAAACGGATTCTGTTCCTGTTTATGCAAGGTGGGCCTAGTCAGGTGGATACCTTCGACTACAAGCCCCGGCTGGCGGCCGAGCATGGACAGCGGCGCGTTTTTGATGATGCCCGGGTTTCCGCCAACACCGGCAACCATGCCAGCGAGCAGAGAGTATTGGCTTCGCCCTGGGCCTTTCGTCGACATGGCCAGAGCGGGCGATGGGTGAGCGAGCTGTTCCCGGAGATGGCGCGGCATGTGGACAAGCTGTGTTTCGTCCACTCCCTGCACACGGAGGGTGTGGCCCATGGCCCGGCGACCCTGTTCCTGCACTGTGGTTCCTCCCTCTCGCTGCGGCCGAGCATCGGCTCTTGGATCAGCTACGGGCTGGGGACTGAGAACCGGAGCTTGCCAGGTTTTGTCACCATCAGTCCGTCCCTGGGAAATGGCGGAGTCCGGAACTATGGCAATGCGTTTTTGCCAGCCGACTCGCAGGGTGCGGCGATCGGCCTCGCGGGGGTTTCAGCCCGAGATCTGGCCATTCGGAATCTGGGGAACCCGGGTATTTCACCCTCCGCGCAACGTCGGCAGTTCGAGCTGATCGAGGCGTTGAACGCCGCACAGCATCCTCCCCTGGCGGGCGAGCCCGAGGTGGAAGCCCTGATCCGATCCTATGAACTGGCGTGGCGCATGCAGAGCGAAGTTCCTCGGGTGCTGGATCTTCACGGCGAAAGTCCCGCCACCCTGTCCCTATACGGCATTGGCCAGCCGGCCACCGACGATTTCGGCCGTCAATGCCTGATGGCCCGGCAGCTGTGCGAGTCCGGAGTCCGGTTTGTGCAAGTGACCTACGGTGACAACACGGCGAACCCTCGGTGGGATCAGCACCAGAACCTGCCTAAGCATGCGGAACATGCCGTGGCGGTGGACCGGCCCATCGCGGGCTTGTTGAGCGATCTGGAGAGCCGCGGACTGCTGGAGGACACCCTGGTGTGGTGGGGATCGGAGTTTGGCCGAACTCCCTATGCTGAGAAGGACGGTACGGGCCGTGACCACAATCCGGGCGGGTTTACGGTTTGGCTGGCGGGCGGCGGCGTGAAACCTGGCTTCGCCTTGGGGGCGACCGATGAGTATGGACATCGCGCGGTTCAGGATCGGGTTCACATGCACGACCTGCATGCTACGATGCTCCATTTGCTGGGATTGGACCATGAACGTCTGACCTACCGTTATGACGGTCGCGACTTCCGGCTCACGGACGTTGCCGGCCATGTGGTTCACGAACTGATCAGCTGA
- a CDS encoding VCBS repeat-containing protein, translating into MTSVSTWLLVLAALLWSRDLQGLERVRYNHPGLVVDLGVGLWAWPVPVDADHDGDMDLIVSCPDKPYNGVWLFENPSGAVKFPVFKPARRLSSTVHYVTPSYIDGELRVLSPGSEHPGFVATGLERSQSLPVTSAAKIHQLRFKPGSEVSKIRHNQWRYVDYDGDGRLDLTIAVEDWGHYGWDNAWDSSGRWTNGPLHGVVYLLRNSGTSSDPRYEPAQPLQAGGKLLDVFGCPSPNFGDFDSDGDLDLICGEFLDGFTYFENRGTRNAPVYAAGRRLRLSTGAPLRMDLEMIVPVAFDWDSDGDLDLVVGDEDGRVALVENTGRLKSGTPLFLAPRYFQQEADELKCGALATPVGADWDADGDTDIVCGNTAGYLQFFENLSGPGVERPRFAAPVYLSSQGKAIRIMAGENGSIQGPCEAKWGYTTLSVADWDRDGRLDLIVNSIWGRVVWYRNVGSPRRPRLDASQPLLVNWGQAQSSPLLAWGWLRPRGAELLTQWRTTPGVVDWNRDGWMDLVMLDTEGYLSWYERDGGRRNAPLNPGRRLFQDARGDLLRLNAGTAGKSGRRKLCFVDWDGDGKLDLLLNGENANLLRQIAKDESTLTVRFQDLGKLAQRNVASHDVSPTTVDWNNDGVPDLLAGAEDGHLYYLRNSRLPASGGASATP; encoded by the coding sequence ATGACATCCGTCTCGACCTGGCTTCTGGTGCTCGCAGCGCTTCTCTGGTCGCGAGATCTTCAGGGGTTGGAGCGCGTTCGCTACAATCATCCCGGGCTGGTGGTCGACCTGGGCGTTGGCCTCTGGGCCTGGCCTGTTCCGGTCGATGCTGATCACGACGGAGACATGGACCTCATTGTCTCGTGTCCGGACAAACCCTATAACGGCGTGTGGCTTTTCGAAAACCCCTCGGGTGCGGTCAAGTTCCCCGTATTCAAGCCGGCTCGACGGTTGAGCTCGACCGTCCACTATGTGACACCCTCCTACATTGATGGGGAGCTGCGAGTGCTGTCGCCCGGGAGTGAACATCCCGGGTTCGTCGCCACGGGTCTGGAGCGATCGCAGAGCCTGCCGGTTACCTCGGCCGCGAAAATTCATCAGCTGCGTTTCAAGCCGGGCTCTGAGGTCTCGAAGATCCGCCATAACCAATGGAGATATGTGGATTACGACGGAGACGGTCGGCTGGATCTAACCATCGCAGTTGAGGATTGGGGACACTATGGATGGGACAACGCCTGGGACAGCTCGGGGCGCTGGACCAATGGCCCCTTGCATGGTGTGGTCTATCTTTTGCGCAATTCGGGCACCAGCAGCGACCCCCGTTACGAGCCGGCTCAACCCCTGCAGGCCGGGGGCAAACTGTTGGATGTCTTTGGCTGTCCGTCACCCAATTTTGGGGATTTCGATTCTGATGGAGATCTCGACCTGATCTGCGGTGAGTTTCTCGACGGGTTCACCTATTTTGAGAATCGCGGCACTCGAAACGCCCCGGTATACGCGGCCGGACGCCGGCTGCGGCTTTCCACGGGAGCGCCGTTGCGGATGGATCTGGAGATGATTGTTCCCGTGGCGTTTGACTGGGATTCGGATGGTGATTTGGATTTGGTCGTGGGCGATGAAGATGGGCGGGTGGCTCTGGTGGAAAACACAGGCAGATTGAAATCGGGCACGCCACTGTTTTTGGCGCCACGCTACTTTCAGCAAGAGGCGGATGAACTGAAGTGTGGCGCCCTCGCCACGCCGGTGGGCGCGGACTGGGATGCGGACGGGGATACGGATATCGTGTGCGGGAACACCGCCGGCTACCTGCAATTCTTTGAAAACTTGAGCGGACCGGGGGTGGAACGACCGAGGTTTGCCGCGCCGGTTTACTTGTCGTCGCAAGGGAAAGCCATCCGCATTATGGCTGGTGAAAACGGCTCCATTCAGGGTCCGTGCGAAGCAAAGTGGGGTTACACCACGCTGAGTGTTGCGGATTGGGATCGGGACGGCCGATTGGATCTGATCGTCAACTCGATCTGGGGAAGGGTGGTGTGGTACCGGAACGTGGGCAGCCCGCGGCGTCCGCGCCTCGACGCCTCGCAGCCCCTGCTGGTGAATTGGGGCCAAGCCCAGTCCAGTCCGCTTCTCGCCTGGGGATGGCTGCGTCCGCGGGGGGCTGAACTGTTAACCCAGTGGCGGACCACCCCTGGCGTTGTGGACTGGAACCGCGACGGATGGATGGATCTGGTCATGCTGGATACCGAGGGATACTTGTCCTGGTATGAGCGCGACGGCGGCAGGAGAAACGCCCCTCTGAATCCCGGTCGGCGTCTTTTTCAGGATGCGCGGGGCGACCTTTTACGTCTCAACGCGGGTACGGCAGGAAAAAGTGGGCGTCGCAAGCTGTGCTTCGTGGATTGGGATGGGGACGGCAAACTTGATCTGCTTCTGAACGGCGAGAACGCGAATCTGCTCCGGCAAATTGCGAAAGACGAGAGCACTCTCACGGTCAGGTTTCAGGACCTGGGCAAGCTGGCCCAACGAAATGTGGCTAGCCATGATGTGAGCCCCACCACAGTTGATTGGAACAACGATGGGGTCCCGGATCTGTTGGCCGGAGCGGAGGATGGGCATCTCTATTACCTTCGAAACAGTCGACTGCCTGCGTCGGGCGGTGCCTCGGCGACACCCTGA